The following are from one region of the Georgenia sp. M64 genome:
- a CDS encoding copper resistance protein CopC, whose protein sequence is MRTPIRRPTAWPVRALAAAAALVVLVLGPLTGAYAHEDLLSSVPADGSTGPAPVAVELVLTAPPLAVGAQVVVSGPAGPVASAAPVVDGDRLTAALPEGLPPGEYRVAWQVTAADGHPVTGELGFTVAPLPAATAVSDPSPQPAGTAEPEPAEDADAPVGAGPADRAATGVAVRPLAAGIVAVGAVAAGWLVVRRP, encoded by the coding sequence GTGCGCACACCCATCAGGCGCCCGACGGCGTGGCCCGTCCGCGCCCTGGCCGCTGCGGCCGCCCTCGTCGTGCTCGTCCTCGGGCCGCTCACGGGCGCGTACGCCCACGAGGACCTGCTCTCCTCGGTCCCGGCGGACGGGAGCACCGGCCCGGCCCCGGTGGCCGTGGAGCTCGTGCTCACCGCACCGCCGCTGGCTGTCGGCGCCCAGGTGGTGGTGAGCGGTCCGGCTGGACCGGTCGCCTCCGCCGCGCCGGTCGTCGACGGTGACCGGCTCACCGCCGCCCTCCCCGAGGGGCTCCCGCCCGGGGAGTACCGCGTGGCCTGGCAGGTCACCGCAGCCGACGGGCACCCGGTGACCGGGGAGCTCGGGTTCACGGTGGCCCCGCTCCCGGCCGCTACCGCGGTGTCCGACCCGTCGCCGCAGCCCGCCGGCACGGCGGAGCCGGAGCCCGCGGAGGACGCCGACGCGCCCGTGGGCGCCGGCCCGGCCGATCGTGCGGCCACCGGCGTCGCCGTCAGGCCGCTCGCGGCCGGGATCGTGGCGGTGGGCGCCGTCGCCGCCGGGTGGCTGGTCGTCCGGCGCCCCTGA
- a CDS encoding multicopper oxidase family protein: MEVTRRDLFKIGAVGGLGAVALAGPWGGGLQGKEASELRDRNFPARYASAFYRPPVLTPYERTVDADGAPLHRYEVRQQAGLARIVRGGLLTPVLTYNGTVPGPTISVDRGTRINLRLRNLLPLVHPQWGHALDTSTHLHGSASLPQFDGYANDFTYPAYKKYYQFPNHQPARTIWYHDHASHHTAHNVYSGLAAQYHIHDEAERELLPQGDFDVPLTIGDAMFEESGRLAFDDNSTSGLWGDVILVNGVAWPVMKVQPRIYRFRVLNASISRSYRFRLSTGDPVTVVATDGGLMPTARQVTSWRHAPAERYEVLIDFRRHRGRRVELRNSSNDNNVDYDYTDRIMAFDVLNVEPTKTRYDAQGVLGPDPTWDTLPTTLVSSETMDLQESWSMKKRHFRLKKNDLGVWTIGDQRWDDVVASGFTQVLANPGLNDTEVWTLENSSGGWFHPVHLHLVDFKILSRNGRPAFDYEQGPKDTVYLGEGETVRLLVKFGPHEGRYMVHCHNLPHEDHDMMAQFQVGNPGFPDPNDPIEAAHCVPDDDV, from the coding sequence ATGGAAGTGACGAGGCGAGACCTCTTCAAGATCGGTGCCGTCGGCGGCCTGGGCGCGGTCGCACTCGCGGGACCCTGGGGCGGGGGCCTGCAGGGCAAGGAGGCCAGCGAGCTGCGGGACCGGAACTTCCCCGCGCGCTACGCCTCGGCGTTCTACCGGCCGCCGGTGCTGACGCCGTACGAGCGCACGGTCGACGCCGACGGTGCCCCGCTGCACAGGTACGAGGTCAGGCAGCAGGCGGGCCTGGCCAGGATCGTTCGCGGCGGCCTGCTCACCCCGGTCCTGACGTACAACGGGACCGTTCCCGGTCCCACGATCAGCGTCGACCGCGGCACGCGCATCAACCTGCGCCTGCGCAACCTGCTGCCCCTGGTCCACCCGCAGTGGGGCCACGCCCTGGACACGTCCACGCACCTGCACGGCTCGGCGTCGCTGCCCCAGTTCGACGGGTACGCCAACGACTTCACCTACCCCGCGTACAAGAAGTACTACCAGTTCCCCAACCACCAGCCGGCGCGGACGATCTGGTACCACGACCACGCCTCGCACCACACGGCGCACAACGTGTACTCGGGCCTGGCCGCGCAGTACCACATCCACGACGAGGCCGAGCGGGAGCTCCTTCCGCAGGGTGACTTCGACGTGCCGCTGACGATCGGCGACGCGATGTTCGAGGAGTCCGGGCGCCTGGCGTTCGACGACAACTCCACCTCGGGGCTGTGGGGCGACGTCATCCTCGTCAACGGCGTGGCCTGGCCGGTCATGAAGGTCCAGCCGCGCATCTACCGCTTCCGTGTGCTCAACGCCTCGATCTCGCGGTCGTACCGCTTCCGGCTCAGCACCGGGGACCCGGTGACCGTTGTCGCGACCGACGGCGGTCTCATGCCGACGGCGAGGCAGGTGACCTCCTGGCGCCACGCGCCGGCCGAGCGCTACGAGGTCCTCATCGACTTCCGGCGCCACCGCGGACGCCGCGTCGAGCTGCGCAACTCCTCCAACGACAACAACGTCGACTACGACTACACCGACCGGATCATGGCCTTCGACGTCCTCAACGTCGAGCCGACCAAGACGCGATACGACGCCCAGGGCGTGCTCGGTCCCGACCCGACGTGGGACACCCTGCCCACCACGCTGGTGAGCAGCGAGACGATGGACCTCCAGGAGTCCTGGTCGATGAAGAAGCGCCACTTCCGGCTCAAGAAGAACGACCTCGGCGTGTGGACGATCGGTGACCAGCGGTGGGACGACGTCGTCGCCTCGGGCTTCACCCAGGTCCTGGCCAACCCGGGTCTGAACGACACCGAGGTCTGGACGCTGGAGAACTCCTCGGGCGGCTGGTTCCACCCGGTCCACCTCCACCTCGTGGACTTCAAGATCCTCTCGCGCAACGGGCGACCGGCGTTCGACTACGAGCAGGGCCCGAAGGACACCGTCTACCTCGGCGAGGGCGAGACCGTCCGGCTGCTCGTCAAGTTCGGGCCGCACGAGGGCCGGTACATGGTCCACTGCCACAACCTGCCGCACGAGGACCACGACATGATGGCCCAGTTCCAGGTGGGCAACCCCGGCTTCCCCGACCCCAACGACCCGATCGAGGCAGCCCACTGCGTGCCCGACGACGACGTGTGA
- the lepB gene encoding signal peptidase I has translation MRAQPLTGAGQASAGPARPAGPGARRGLLVTVVVVGAALLLRLFVVGWYPVLSDSMAPTVASGDHVVVDRVTWRLGGPDRGDLVTLVSPEDGTALLKRVVAVGGDEVRIDDALLVVNGVVVDEPYVDHARIDATYFGPVQVPAGHVFVLGDNRFGSIDSRVFGTVGLEDVTGRVVLTLG, from the coding sequence ATGCGCGCCCAGCCGCTGACAGGCGCGGGGCAGGCTTCGGCCGGCCCGGCGCGACCTGCCGGGCCGGGGGCACGGCGAGGCCTGCTCGTCACCGTCGTCGTCGTCGGTGCCGCCCTGCTGCTCCGGCTGTTCGTGGTGGGGTGGTACCCGGTGCTGTCGGACTCGATGGCTCCGACCGTCGCCTCGGGGGACCACGTCGTGGTCGACCGGGTGACCTGGCGCCTGGGGGGCCCGGACCGTGGTGACCTCGTGACCCTCGTCAGTCCCGAGGACGGGACCGCGCTGCTCAAGCGGGTCGTGGCCGTGGGCGGGGACGAGGTGCGCATCGACGACGCGCTCCTCGTGGTCAACGGCGTCGTGGTGGACGAGCCCTACGTCGACCACGCGCGCATCGACGCGACGTACTTCGGTCCGGTCCAGGTGCCCGCCGGCCACGTGTTCGTCCTGGGTGACAACCGGTTCGGCTCCATCGACTCGCGGGTCTTCGGCACCGTCGGCCTCGAGGACGTCACCGGCCGGGTCGTCCTCACGCTGGGGTAG